The genomic window TTATCTGCTCGGATTCCTGACGGCCCTCGGCGGGCGCAACATGGTCTGGATCTGTACCGAGGCGGTTGAATGCACGGTTCACCGTCATCTGGAAGATCAACTGGCTTTCCTCGAGACCAGAGATCCAAAGCTTCATGGCCTTATCGCCTCGATTCAGAAAGAGGAATTAGCGCATCTCAGGGAGGCTGAGAGGAACCAGACTAAACGCGGCATCGGCCACGCCGTGCTGCTGCCGGTCGTCGCCGCGCTCACCGACCTGATGATCTGGCTCTCGACATGGGGAGACTCAAGCTGGATGCGCGCCGAAATGGCGCACTCCAAGCAGGCTTAGTGGTCTGGCGTCATTACCGATCTCTGCTTCGGCCCAAAGCAACCTTTGCTCTGGGCCAGAGGCTTAATCGTCTAGCGACGGCGGCAGCGAAGTCAGTTGTTCGCAAATCGCTTGGGAGGCT from Rhizobium sp. Pop5 includes these protein-coding regions:
- a CDS encoding demethoxyubiquinone hydroxylase family protein, yielding MDNPLSNAGKRDHGVTVRRILKVNHAGEFGAIRIYGAQIWMAHRLFPEIVPALREMRDDEIKHCRLFREAMPSRNAKPCRIMAFWSLGGYLLGFLTALGGRNMVWICTEAVECTVHRHLEDQLAFLETRDPKLHGLIASIQKEELAHLREAERNQTKRGIGHAVLLPVVAALTDLMIWLSTWGDSSWMRAEMAHSKQA